The sequence TCTCCAATTTCAAGTTTCTAAAGGAAATCTTGAAGAGTTGAAACTCAAACATATATGctaggtaagactgcgtacaataaaGCCTTGTTGTTTGGACCCTTTCCCATACTCGGCACATAACGGGAGCTTTAGTGAACCGAACTGCCAAGCTGCTTTCTAATTTCTACATTTAAAACCACTTGTAATTCTCCATTTACTCCTCCTTTCTTTCTTTGGTtggtttttctcttgttttttttttacatGCCTTCCTCTAATTATTGCAATAAAGGAATTCAAACTATGTGTTAATAATGCATTGTTTTCACCAACCAGAAAGCCGCTAACTATCTATCCAATAAAAAGAACTAGTATTACTTTTAAAATCTCCCTAAATTAAGTAAATGCAACAATTTGAATCAAATTTGCCATTTCAATGACCGGTTGGTATCAAATTATGAGAGAATTTAATAAATATACACCTCTACGTACATAGGTACATATTACAATGGGATAGTTTAATAAAAGTATACACATCTAAATTAGAAAATGCAATCACAATAAGAAaggaagagaaagaaagagacTAACTTGGAAAAAGAGGAATGAAATCAAATTTGTTGCAAGAAGAGAAAAGTGGTGAGCGTTTTGTGTTAATCTGCTCACTATGTAATAGATCATGAACCACATAGCAGACGTAAATTGCACTAGGCAAGCCCCATGCATTAAACCCATGGCTAAGCGACAAAAGAAATTTGAATTCGATGGCAGATCTACCATATGAAGATTCACCACTCAACCACTCAACTATACCAGTGCAAGCTTGTAGCTACATTTTAGTAGCTATTCTATTGATCAAATGTATTTATCTCTCCAATTTAACATCCGAATATAAATACAAACACatcttataaatatatttataaatacacATGACATCAGATACATATCAAAAATTTCATAAGACATCAATTACATCTACATTTGCTATTTAATTTGAATCTTTACTGCTCATTGTGATTACATAGGAATCTTTTCGATGTCAGGTATGTTATTCATCTTTCTTTATATTctggaaaaataacataaacatacgcCTTAACTTACTATGTTTACGCAAATTCCtatctttataaaataattacaaaaatcctaactaattatgtatcttcttTGGATGTATCAGAGCtcattatgtatcttgacagaatcaaaattgaaaaaaatatatcgagagctaattatgtatcttcgcaaaggaaaaaatatatcttcattggatgtattatgtatctcgacaaacccaaaatcgaaaaaaatatatcgaaagctaattatgtatctttcaagaaaaaatatatatttgttagatgtatcaggagctaattatgtatctccacatatccaaaatcaagattttcagtaattatgcaaaatgtcaaaattttctgtaattaagctccaaactgtcGGAATTTATACTGTTTGCCCTATATTCTATGGCCCATTTTGAAGAACCGATTGTATTTCCAGCCCATAATATCACCCAAAATATGTTCGGCCCAATAATTAAATCCAAATAGGCCCATTCTCCACACCACTCTTCACCACCAAATGTCCAAAAACCCTAAACCCTgttactatatatccttcttccaACTTCTACCACACCACCCTATATAAATAACATTCTCATTTCCCTTTTAAACCCTAGAATAAATAGCGTTAAACCCTACCTGAAACTCTACCCCACCCCCGAATCAGCCGCCATGACTGACGTTGAAATCTCTCACTccgagaagaagaagaagaagacaaaatcCCCCAAAAATGACGACGAAAATCAACTAGTTAACGATGATTTTCTCATCAAACCTCAAAGCTACACCCCGAGCATCGACACTTCAGAGTGGCCAATTCTGTTGAAAAATTACGACCGTCTCAATGTCAGAACTGGTCATTACACTCCTCTCCCATCTGGGTATTCGCCATTGAAGCGTCCACTTGCGGAGTACATAAGGTACGGTATTCTCAATCTTGATaaacctgctaacccatcttcacaTGAAGTTGTAGCTTGGATTAAACGGATTCTTCGGGTTGAGAAAACGGGTCATAGTGGTACTTTGGACCCGAAAGTTACGGGGAATTTGATTGTGTGTATTGATAGAGCGACCCGTTTGGTTAAGTCCCAACAGGGTGCGGGTAAAGAGTATGTTTGTGTTGCTAGGTTGCATTCTGATGTTGCTGATGTTGCGAAAGTTGGTAGAGCACTTGAAGCTCTTACTGGGGCTGTTTTTCAAAGGCCACCTTTGATTTCTGCTGTGAAGAGGCAGCTTAGGATTAGGACTATATATGAAAGTAAGTTGCTTGAGTACGATGCAGATAGGCATTTGGTTGTTTTTTGGATCTCGTGTGAGGCGGGTACGTATGTTAGGACGTTGTGCGTGCATCTTGGATTGCTTTTGGGTGTGGGTGGACATATGCAGGAGTTGAGGAGAGTGAGGTCGGGGATTTTGGGTGAGAAGAATAATATGGTGACGATGCATGATGTGATGGATGCGCAATGGATGTTTGATAACTACAGGGATGAGAGCTATTTGAGGAGGGTGATTATGCCGTTGGAGGTAGTTTTGACTAGTTATAAGAGGTTGGTGGTTAAGGATTCGGCAGTTAATGCTATTTGTTATGGTGCAAAGTTGATGATTCCTGGGCTTTTAAGGTTTGAGAATGATATTGAGGTTGGAGAGGAGGTTGTGTTGATGACTACTAAAGGGGAGGCGATTGCATTGGGGATTGCGGAGATGACTACTGCTGTTATGGCCACTTGTGATCATGGTGTGGTTGCAAAGATTAAGAGAGTGGTGATGGATAGGGATACTTATCCTAGGAAATGGGGCCTAGGACCAAGGGCTTCAATGAAGAAGAAGTTGGTTGCCGAGGGGAAGTTGGACAAACACGGAAAGCCAAATGAAAAAACTCCAGCTGAGTGGATGAGA comes from Capsicum annuum cultivar UCD-10X-F1 chromosome 2, UCD10Xv1.1, whole genome shotgun sequence and encodes:
- the LOC107859696 gene encoding H/ACA ribonucleoprotein complex subunit 4, which encodes MTDVEISHSEKKKKKTKSPKNDDENQLVNDDFLIKPQSYTPSIDTSEWPILLKNYDRLNVRTGHYTPLPSGYSPLKRPLAEYIRYGILNLDKPANPSSHEVVAWIKRILRVEKTGHSGTLDPKVTGNLIVCIDRATRLVKSQQGAGKEYVCVARLHSDVADVAKVGRALEALTGAVFQRPPLISAVKRQLRIRTIYESKLLEYDADRHLVVFWISCEAGTYVRTLCVHLGLLLGVGGHMQELRRVRSGILGEKNNMVTMHDVMDAQWMFDNYRDESYLRRVIMPLEVVLTSYKRLVVKDSAVNAICYGAKLMIPGLLRFENDIEVGEEVVLMTTKGEAIALGIAEMTTAVMATCDHGVVAKIKRVVMDRDTYPRKWGLGPRASMKKKLVAEGKLDKHGKPNEKTPAEWMRNVVLPTGGDAMVAGLAAANVKPDPDAVADDGAAGEVEKKKKKKHKEDEEEGNKRKLDNLETSPAPSAVKKPKVEMVEEAQEAVEKGELKKEKKKKKKKKEADEAASPDVESLKKEKKKKDKENNDAASSDEEKSEKKKKKKKKDKESENGDVTVGTDDEGSKSKKKEKKKKKNKDAQED